The following proteins come from a genomic window of Bradyrhizobium paxllaeri:
- a CDS encoding glycosyltransferase: MNQAIKPAPESPLQAGLPELSVVVPTFNERDNVTVLYRRLEATLAGIAWEVVFVDDNSPDGTWEVVRGLARKDSRVRCIRRIGRRGLSGACIEGILASSAPYAAVIDADLQHDETQLPKMVALLRSGEAELVVGSRYIEGGSADSFNTKRAGASQLATEVAKRTLKVEVADPMSGFFMIRRDRFEQLAPQLSTQGFKILLDIVATAQGKLRTIEIPYTFGSRQHGESKLDSMVALDFLGLVLAKLTHDVVSLRFILFAMVGGTGLVVHLAALFIAHEIFREPFAEAQAAGALVAMTSNFILNNFFTYRDQRLKGFAILRGLLLFYLVCGVGLLANVGVAFAVFDQEPIWWLAGLAGALMGVVWNYAMSGLFVWRKR; the protein is encoded by the coding sequence ATGAATCAAGCCATCAAACCGGCCCCCGAATCGCCGCTGCAGGCCGGTTTGCCTGAGCTTTCGGTCGTTGTTCCGACCTTCAACGAACGCGACAATGTCACCGTGCTGTACCGGCGGCTGGAAGCCACGCTGGCCGGCATTGCCTGGGAAGTCGTCTTTGTCGACGACAATTCCCCTGACGGGACCTGGGAGGTAGTGCGGGGGCTGGCGCGGAAGGATTCCCGCGTGCGCTGCATCCGCCGGATCGGGCGGCGCGGACTGTCGGGGGCCTGCATCGAGGGCATTTTGGCCTCGAGCGCACCCTATGCGGCGGTGATCGATGCCGACCTGCAGCACGACGAAACGCAGCTGCCGAAGATGGTTGCGCTCTTGCGGAGCGGCGAGGCGGAACTCGTGGTCGGCAGCCGCTATATCGAGGGCGGCAGCGCCGACAGTTTCAACACGAAGCGGGCAGGGGCCAGCCAGCTTGCGACCGAGGTCGCCAAGCGCACGCTGAAGGTCGAGGTTGCCGATCCCATGAGCGGCTTCTTCATGATCCGCCGCGACCGCTTCGAACAACTGGCGCCGCAGCTCTCGACCCAGGGCTTCAAGATCCTGCTCGACATCGTCGCGACCGCGCAAGGCAAGCTGCGCACGATCGAAATTCCCTACACATTCGGTTCGCGCCAGCACGGCGAGAGCAAGCTCGATTCCATGGTGGCGCTGGATTTCCTCGGTCTGGTGCTGGCGAAGCTGACCCATGACGTGGTGTCACTGCGCTTCATCCTGTTCGCGATGGTCGGAGGCACCGGCCTTGTCGTGCATCTGGCGGCGCTGTTTATCGCGCATGAGATCTTCAGGGAGCCTTTCGCAGAGGCGCAGGCCGCCGGCGCGCTGGTCGCCATGACCAGCAATTTCATCCTGAACAATTTCTTCACCTATCGCGATCAGCGGCTGAAGGGATTTGCCATCCTGCGCGGCCTGTTGCTGTTCTATCTCGTCTGCGGCGTCGGACTGCTCGCCAATGTCGGCGTCGCGTTCGCGGTCTTCGACCAGGAACCGATCTGGTGGCTTGCGGGACTTGCCGGCGCGCTGATGGGCGTGGTCTGGAATTACGCCATGTCCGGACTGTTCGTCTGGCGCAAGCGATGA
- a CDS encoding glycosyltransferase family 39 protein produces the protein MTANEARVALNTGLAILALVALRLIAAAFTPITFDEAYYWMWSKHLAGGYYDHPPMAAVVIRLGTLIAGDTEFGVRLVSILLALPMSWAIYQAAAILFGSRRVAASSAILLNITLMAAVGTMIVTPDAPLLVASSFLLFALAKVLQTGRGVWWLAVGAAAGCALLSKYTALFFGPAILIWLIAVPKLRHWLISPWLYLGGLVALLLFAPVILWNAEHHWVSFIKQMGRARIEDFRPVYIAELIPTQIAFATPLVWMLGAMGLYALLRRRAGALPARALVNTMFWIIVAYFVWHSLHARVEANWFAPVYPAFAVAAAVAAHLVEWQPRWQRLVDFCRRWAVPGGVLMFVLLVVQADTGLLSGYRRDATVRSVGIGWRETADAIEAVRARTGATCVLASDYGTTGWLAFHLPRGTCVAQQNQRIRWVNMPEPDAAQLAGPLLFVREIWPGDPPLTDKFASVEKVGEVGRKRGPLLIETYALHLLRGPKGEVFDRTPPPELQ, from the coding sequence ATGACCGCGAACGAGGCGCGGGTTGCCCTCAACACCGGCCTTGCGATCCTGGCGCTGGTGGCATTGCGCCTGATCGCGGCGGCGTTCACGCCGATCACCTTCGACGAAGCCTATTACTGGATGTGGTCGAAGCATCTCGCCGGCGGCTATTACGATCATCCGCCGATGGCCGCCGTAGTGATCCGGCTCGGCACCCTGATCGCAGGCGATACCGAGTTCGGCGTGCGGCTGGTCTCGATCCTGCTGGCGCTGCCGATGAGCTGGGCGATCTACCAGGCCGCCGCCATCCTGTTCGGCAGCCGGCGCGTCGCGGCCTCGTCGGCGATCCTTCTCAACATCACGCTGATGGCCGCGGTCGGCACCATGATCGTGACGCCGGACGCGCCGCTGCTGGTGGCTTCCAGTTTCCTGCTGTTTGCGCTCGCCAAGGTGCTGCAGACCGGCCGCGGCGTGTGGTGGCTGGCGGTCGGCGCCGCCGCCGGTTGCGCACTGCTGTCGAAATACACCGCGCTGTTCTTCGGACCGGCGATCCTGATCTGGCTGATCGCCGTTCCCAAATTGCGGCACTGGCTGATCTCGCCCTGGCTTTACCTCGGCGGGCTCGTAGCGCTGCTGCTGTTTGCGCCGGTCATTCTCTGGAACGCCGAGCACCACTGGGTGTCCTTCATCAAGCAGATGGGGCGGGCGAGGATCGAGGATTTCCGCCCGGTCTACATCGCCGAACTGATCCCGACGCAAATCGCGTTCGCGACGCCGCTGGTGTGGATGCTCGGCGCGATGGGCCTCTACGCGCTGCTCCGCCGTCGGGCCGGCGCGCTGCCGGCGCGCGCGCTGGTCAATACGATGTTCTGGATCATCGTCGCCTATTTCGTCTGGCATTCGCTGCATGCGCGCGTCGAGGCCAACTGGTTTGCGCCGGTCTATCCGGCATTTGCCGTCGCCGCAGCGGTTGCCGCACATCTGGTCGAATGGCAGCCGCGCTGGCAGCGCCTGGTCGATTTCTGCCGCCGCTGGGCGGTGCCGGGTGGCGTCCTGATGTTCGTGCTATTGGTGGTGCAGGCCGACACCGGCCTTCTGTCGGGCTATCGTCGCGATGCCACCGTGCGCAGCGTCGGCATCGGCTGGCGCGAGACGGCCGATGCCATCGAGGCGGTGAGGGCGCGAACGGGAGCCACATGCGTGCTGGCGTCGGATTACGGTACCACCGGCTGGCTTGCCTTCCATCTGCCGAGGGGAACTTGCGTCGCGCAGCAGAACCAGCGCATCCGCTGGGTCAACATGCCCGAGCCCGATGCGGCACAGCTCGCCGGCCCGCTGCTCTTTGTCCGCGAGATCTGGCCGGGGGATCCGCCGCTAACGGACAAGTTCGCCAGCGTCGAGAAGGTGGGCGAGGTCGGGCGCAAGCG